One Cicer arietinum cultivar CDC Frontier isolate Library 1 chromosome 8, Cicar.CDCFrontier_v2.0, whole genome shotgun sequence DNA segment encodes these proteins:
- the LOC101503684 gene encoding uncharacterized protein isoform X2, giving the protein MGTEFETIEGRITSMLSHLQSEYGILERLVYKNKNQHRRCSYFQHLLKVRRDLKLLQLANLEELVTSCFFVIKGDRPKQKIHLLESLKRRKCNDERHNFLERLLGSARLLAEMVEPILKAATEISVLFARSFFMGLSVTIMALLARLRVLVQQILLDVVYLFNMVSSLSRNKQSVKITHERIEVFREFYPVSDDYVTLECVWKSDKYILHERKHKRESESRGEDSGGNLCVQASSVNYNTIESILGDDQLVPDKGEVDAALKEDPPHVKDMNIDLVNTDLLTSLSKFDDVKETVFSSEEGRQNHCAAKVSFCESSPEGGSHALPQSSTSGKFYSSSKKVAFVSIKNPTLVPESVQSSISVLTSNAKAKPFHFIGNESAQTKDDKSDSLASILTNVNAKDSIF; this is encoded by the exons ATGGGTACTGAGTTTGAAACAATTGAGGGACGAATAACATCTATGCTTTCGCATCTGCAGTCTGAATATGGCATCCTTGAAAGATTGGTATACAAGAATAAGAACCAGCACCGCCGCTGTTCCTATTTCCAGCATCTTTTGAAG GTGAGGAGGGATTTAAAGCTTCTGCAATTGGCAAACTTGGAGGAGCTTGTAACATCGTGTTTCTTTGTTATCAAAGGAGATAGACCAAAACAGAAGATTCATCTTTTAGAGAG CTTGAAAAGGAGAAAATGCAATGATGAAAGGCATAATTTTTTGGAACGTCTTTTAGGATCTGCACGACTACTAGCAGAG ATGGTTGAACCAATATTGAAGGCTGCAAC TGAGATATCTGTATTGTTTGCTCGATCCTTTTTCATGGGACTTTCTGTGACAATTATGGCTTTGTTAGCGCGTCTACGAGTTTTAGTTCAACAA ATATTACTTGATGTTGTTTATTTGTTCAACATGGTTTCTTCTCTGTCTAGAAATAAGCAATCAGTAAAGATTACTCATGAGCGAATAGAG GTTTTTAGAGAGTTCTACCCTGTTAGTGATGATTATGTTACATTAGAGTGTGTCTGGAAATCAGATAAGTATATATTACATGAGAGGAAGCATAAAAGAGAGAGTGAAAGTCGAGGCGAGGACTCTGGTGGAAATCTTTGTGTTCAAGCATCAAGTGTCAACTATAATACTATCGAGTCTATTCTTGGGG ATGACCAACTTGTCCCAGATAAAGGTGAAGTAGATGCTGCTCTCAAAGAGGATCCCCCTCATGTTAAGGATATGAATATTGATTTGGTGAATACTGATTTGCTGACAAGCTTGTCGAAATTTGATGATGTTAAGGAGACCGTGTTTAGTAGTGAGGAAGGAAGACAAAATCATTGTGCCGCAAAAGTCTCTTTCTGTGAATCTTCACCAGAGGGTGGCTCACATGCATTACCACAGTCTTCAACCAGTGGCAAATTTTATTCCAGTTCGAAGAAGGTTGCATTTGTGTCAATAAAGAATCCTACGTTAGTGCCAGAAAGTGTACAAAGTAGTATTTCTGTGTTAACTAGCAATGCCAAGGCTAAGCCATTTCATTTCATTGGAAATGAAAGTGCTCAAACAAAAGATGACAAATCGGATTCACTTGCTAGTATACTTACTAATGTAAATGCAAAggatagtattttttaa
- the LOC101503025 gene encoding chalcone synthase 1-like: MVSVSEIRKAQRAEGPATILAIGTANPPNRIDQSTYPDFYFKITNSEHKIELKEKFQRMCDKSMIKSRYMYLTEDILKENPNFCSYMTPSLDARQDMMVVEVPRLGKEAAVKAIKEWGQPKSKITHLIFCTISGVDMPGADYQLTKLLGLRPYVKRYMMYQQGCFAGGTVLRLAKDLAENNKDARVLVVCSEVTGITFCGPSESHLDNLVGQALFGDGAAAVIVGSDPIPEIEKPLFELVWTAQTIAPDSEGAICGQLREAGLSFHLRKDVPKIVSKNVEKALVEAFQPLGIYDYNSIFWIAHSGGPAILDQVEQKLALKAEKMKVTREVLSEYGNMSSACVLFVLDEMRKKSVQDGFKSTGEGLEWGVLLSFGPGLTIETIVLHSVAI; encoded by the exons atggtgAGTGTATCTGAAATTCGCAAGGCTCAAAGGGCTGAAGGCCCTGCAACCATCTTGGCTATTGGTACTGCAAATCCACCAAATCGTATTGACCAGAGTACTTATCCCGATTTCTactttaaaataacaaatagtgAACACAAGATCGAACTAAAAGAGAAATTCCAACGCATGT GTGATAAATCTATGATCAAGAGTAGATACATGTACCTAACAGAAGATATTTTGAAAGAGAATCCAAACTTTTGCTCTTACATGACACCTTCTTTGGATGCTAGGCAAGACATGATGGTTGTGGAGGTACCTAGACTAGGAAAGGAGGCTGCAGTAAAGGCTATAAAAGAATGGGGTCAACCAAAGTCAAAGATTACACACTTAATTTTTTGCACCATAAGTGGTGTTGACATGCCTGGTGCTGATTACCAACTCACAAAACTCTTAGGTCTTCGTCCATATGTTAAAAGGTACATGATGTACCAACAAGGATGTTTTGCAGGTGGCACTGTGCTTCGTTTGGCGAAAGACTTGGCTGAGAACAACAAAGATGCTCGTGTGTTAGTTGTTTGTTCTGAAGTTACTGGAATCACATTTTGTGGGCCTAGTGAGTCTCACTTGGACAACCTTGTTGGACAAGCATTATTTGGAGATGGAGCTGCTGCAGTTATTGTTGGCTCTGATCCAATTCCTGAAATTGAGAAACCTTTATTTGAGTTAGTTTGGACTGCACAAACAATTGCTCCAGATAGTGAAGGAGCTATTTGTGGTCAACTTCGTGAAGCTGGACTATCATTTCATCTTCGTAAAGATGTTCCTAAAATTGTGTCAAAGAATGTTGAAAAAGCATTGGTTGAGGCATTTCAACCATTAGGCATATATGATTATAACTCAATCTTTTGGATTGCTCACTCAGGTGGACCAGCAATTCTAGACCAAGTTGAACAAAAGTTAGCCTTGAAAGCTGAAAAGATGAAAGTCACTAGGGAAGTTCTTAGTGAATATGGTAATATGTCAAGTGCATGTGTACTATTTGTCTTAGATGAAATGAGAAAGAAATCAGTGCAAGATGGATTTAAGAGCACAGGAGAAGGGCTTGAATGGGGCGTCTTATTAAGCTTTGGTCCTGGACTTACTATTGAAACAATTGTTTTGCATAGTGTGGCTATTTGA
- the LOC105852659 gene encoding LOW QUALITY PROTEIN: chalcone synthase 1 (The sequence of the model RefSeq protein was modified relative to this genomic sequence to represent the inferred CDS: inserted 2 bases in 1 codon): MVSVSEIRKAQRAEGPATILAIGTANPSNRVEQSTYPDFYFKITNSEHKVELKQKFQRMCKYIIFHYLVLYEHWFLYYSKFVLLILFYYKXKEAAVKAIKEWGQPKSKITHLIFCTTSGVDMPGADYQLTKLLGLRPYVKRYMMYQQGCFAGGTVLRLAKDLAENNKGARVLVVCSEVTAVTFRGPSDTHLDSLVGQALFGDGAAALIVGSDPIPEIEKPIFEMVWTAQTIAPDSEGAIDGHLREAGLTFHLLKDVPGIVSKNIDKALIEAFQPLNISDYNSIFWIAHPGGPAILDQVEEKLALKPEKMRATREVLSEYGNMSSACVLFILDEMRRKSAKDGLKTTGEGLEWGVLFGFGPGLTIETVVLHSVAI; encoded by the exons ATGGTGAGTGTATCTGAAATTCGCAAGGCTCAAAGGGCCGAAGGTCCTGCAACCATTTTGGCTATTGGCACTGCTAACCCATCAAACCGTGTTGAACAGAGTACTTATCCTGATTTCTACTTTAAAATCACTAATAGTGAACATAAGGTTGAACTCAAACAGAAATTCCAACGcatgtgtaagtatattattttCCATTATTTAGTATTATATGAACATTGGTTTTTGTATTACTCAAAATTtgttttactaatattattttattacaa taaagAGGCTGCAGTTAAAGCTATCAAAGAATGGGGTCAACCAAAGTCAAAGATTACTCATTTGATCTTTTGTACCACAAGTGGTGTTGACATGCCTGGTGCTGATTACCAACTGACCAAATTGTTGGGTCTTCGTCCATATGTGAAAAGGTATATGATGTACCAACAAGGTTGCTTTGCAGGTGGCACGGTGCTTCGTTTGGCTAAGGATTTGGCTGAGAATAACAAAGGTGCACGTGTGTTGGTTGTTTGTTCTGAAGTCACTGCAGTCACATTTCGTGGTCCTAGTGATACTCATTTGGATAGTCTTGTTGGACAAGCTTTGTTTGGAGATGGAGCTGCTGCATTGATTGTTGGATCTGATCCAATTCCTGAAATTGAGAAACCAATATTTGAGATGGTTTGGACTGCACAAACAATTGCTCCAGATAGTGAAGGTGCTATTGATGGTCACCTTCGTGAAGCAGGACTCACATTTCACCTTCTTAAAGATGTTCCTGGGATTGTATCAAAGAACATTGATAAAGCTTTGATTGAAGCTTTCCAACCATTGAACATATCTGATTACAATTCAATATTTTGGATTGCACATCCAGGTGGACCAGCAATTCTAGATCAAGTAGAGGAAAAGTTAGCATTGAAGCCTGAAAAGATGAGGGCAACAAGGGAAGTGTTGAGTGAATATGGAAATATGTCAAGTGCGTGTGTATTGTTTATATTGGATGAAATGAGAAGGAAATCAGCTAAAGATGGACTGAAGACAACAGGAGAAGGACTTGAATGGGGTGTGTTGTTTGGATTTGGACCAGGACTTACCATTGAAACTGTTGTTCTACACAGTGTGGCTATATGA
- the LOC101503684 gene encoding uncharacterized protein isoform X1, producing the protein MGTEFETVEGRITSMLSHLQSEYGILERLVYKNKNQHRRCSYFQHLLKVRRDLKLLQLANLEELVTSCFFVIKGDRPKQKIHLLESLKRRKCNDERHNFLERLLGSARLLAEMVEPILKAATEISVLFARSFFMGLSVTIMALLARLRVLVQQILLDVVYLFNMVSSLSRNKQSVKITHERIEVFREFYPVSDDYVTLECVWKSDKYILHERKHKRESESRGEDSGGNLCVQASSVNYNTIESILGDDQLVPDKGEVDAALKEDPPHVKDMNIDLVNTDLLTSLSKFDDVKETVFSSEEGRQNHCAAKVSFCESSPEGGSHALPQSSTSGKFYSSSKKVAFVSIKNPTLVPESVQSSISVLTSNAKAKPFHFIGNESAQTKDDKSDSLASILTNVNAKDSIF; encoded by the exons ATGGGTACTGAGTTTGAAACAGTTGAGGGACGAATAACATCTATGCTTTCGCATCTGCAGTCTGAATATGGCATCCTTGAAAGATTGGTATACAAGAATAAGAACCAGCACCGCCGCTGTTCCTATTTCCAGCATCTTTTGAAG GTGAGGAGGGATTTAAAGCTTCTGCAATTGGCAAACTTGGAGGAGCTTGTAACATCGTGTTTCTTTGTTATCAAAGGAGATAGACCAAAACAGAAGATTCATCTTTTAGAGAG CTTGAAAAGGAGAAAATGCAATGATGAAAGGCATAATTTTTTGGAACGTCTTTTAGGATCTGCACGACTACTAGCAGAG ATGGTTGAACCAATATTGAAGGCTGCAAC TGAGATATCTGTATTGTTTGCTCGATCCTTTTTCATGGGACTTTCTGTGACAATTATGGCTTTGTTAGCGCGTCTACGAGTTTTAGTTCAACAA ATATTACTTGATGTTGTTTATTTGTTCAACATGGTTTCTTCTCTGTCTAGAAATAAGCAATCAGTAAAGATTACTCATGAGCGAATAGAG GTTTTTAGAGAGTTCTACCCTGTTAGTGATGATTATGTTACATTAGAGTGTGTCTGGAAATCAGATAAGTATATATTACATGAGAGGAAGCATAAAAGAGAGAGTGAAAGTCGAGGCGAGGACTCTGGTGGAAATCTTTGTGTTCAAGCATCAAGTGTCAACTATAATACTATCGAGTCTATTCTTGGGG ATGACCAACTTGTCCCAGATAAAGGTGAAGTAGATGCTGCTCTCAAAGAGGATCCCCCTCATGTTAAGGATATGAATATTGATTTGGTGAATACTGATTTGCTGACAAGCTTGTCGAAATTTGATGATGTTAAGGAGACCGTGTTTAGTAGTGAGGAAGGAAGACAAAATCATTGTGCCGCAAAAGTCTCTTTCTGTGAATCTTCACCAGAGGGTGGCTCACATGCATTACCACAGTCTTCAACCAGTGGCAAATTTTATTCCAGTTCGAAGAAGGTTGCATTTGTGTCAATAAAGAATCCTACGTTAGTGCCAGAAAGTGTACAAAGTAGTATTTCTGTGTTAACTAGCAATGCCAAGGCTAAGCCATTTCATTTCATTGGAAATGAAAGTGCTCAAACAAAAGATGACAAATCGGATTCACTTGCTAGTATACTTACTAATGTAAATGCAAAggatagtattttttaa